Proteins from a genomic interval of Rubinisphaera italica:
- a CDS encoding efflux RND transporter periplasmic adaptor subunit — protein MKQIMRVLLVVCLLGGAGFGIWYWQNQHNDSDADELTVFGNVDVRQVELAINGNERIGELLVEEGDRITKGDLLAKLDSERLEYAVERAKAIVESQRQVVARLEAGSRPEEIAKARADVAAAKALATDTKRTYERITRLRERDAVTQQELDDARAAYDSAEAQVKARQAELDLAVAGPRKEDKDEAKALLKRYEAELAQVEHDLKDASLYAPSDGIIQDRILEVGDMASPQKTVFTMALTDPVWVRAYVSEPDLGKIHEGMKATVITDSFPDKEYEGRIGFISPTAEFTPKPVETRELRTKLVYQIRVFVKNPNNELRLGMPATVKIPLDQSRRPSSEKK, from the coding sequence ATGAAACAAATTATGCGAGTCCTTCTTGTGGTCTGTCTCCTTGGCGGCGCGGGCTTCGGGATTTGGTATTGGCAGAATCAGCACAACGACAGCGATGCCGATGAACTCACGGTGTTCGGCAACGTTGACGTACGACAGGTCGAATTGGCGATCAATGGCAACGAACGAATCGGCGAACTGCTCGTCGAAGAAGGAGATCGCATTACGAAAGGCGACTTGCTGGCGAAACTGGATTCCGAGCGGTTGGAGTATGCCGTTGAGCGTGCGAAGGCGATCGTGGAATCGCAGCGTCAGGTTGTCGCACGTCTCGAAGCGGGCTCCCGTCCTGAGGAGATCGCAAAGGCTCGCGCGGATGTCGCCGCAGCGAAAGCACTCGCCACAGATACGAAACGAACGTACGAACGAATTACCAGACTGCGCGAACGGGACGCGGTGACTCAACAGGAATTGGACGACGCCCGAGCAGCTTATGATTCGGCTGAGGCGCAAGTGAAGGCTCGCCAGGCAGAGCTGGATCTGGCGGTGGCCGGGCCGAGAAAGGAGGACAAGGATGAAGCGAAAGCCTTGCTCAAACGATACGAAGCCGAACTGGCCCAAGTGGAGCACGACCTGAAGGATGCCTCTCTCTACGCACCGTCGGATGGCATCATCCAAGACCGTATTCTGGAGGTTGGCGACATGGCTTCGCCACAGAAAACGGTGTTTACCATGGCGCTGACCGATCCGGTGTGGGTGCGGGCTTATGTCTCCGAGCCGGATCTGGGAAAAATTCACGAAGGCATGAAAGCGACGGTCATCACCGACAGCTTTCCGGACAAAGAGTATGAAGGCCGGATCGGATTCATCTCGCCAACCGCCGAGTTCACGCCCAAGCCGGTCGAAACGCGCGAGCTGCGCACCAAGTTGGTGTATCAGATTCGAGTATTCGTCAAAAATCCGAACAACGAACTCCGGCTGGGGATGCCGGCCACCGTGAAGATTCCCCTCGATCAATCCCGGCGGCCGTCTTCCGAGAAGAAGTAG
- a CDS encoding ATP-binding cassette domain-containing protein, with the protein MTTDDQIALTCQNVTKSFRAGSRIVTAVKNLDVEVHVGKITGLIGPDGAGKTTLMRLAAGLLRADSGTVNVLGLDAARQTLTVQASVGYMPQRFGLYEDLSVQENLDLYADLQGVPVSARKTRYDELMHMTGLAPFTKRLAGKLSGGMKQKLGLACTLVHPPRLLLLDEPTVGVDPVSRRELWAIVARFVKEEGTTVLLSTAYLDEAERCDEVIMLDEGQLIGQGPPSQFSDPLAGHTFKVRIPNRKNRDVQEMLAGQPGVVDAVIQGDAVRLVLARDAEPSVETLLPDEKSATVDAVPPRFEDGFITMLRERHGEGMKPPERTATDSNGKPSDADGTVIIVRDVKRRFGDFYAVKGISFDVTRGEVFGLLGANGAGKTTMFRMLCGLLPASDGKLQVAGIDVRKTAAKARARIGYMSQKFSLYGTLSVADNLQFFSSAYGLSGRRRRDRVDWATDEFELKPVLDDNSGALPLGYKQRLALACSLMHEPEIIFLDEPTSGVDPLARREFWHRINTLASAGVTVLVTTHFMEEAEYCDHMAIMMAGEVLAFGTPQEIKQSASSEENPEPTMEDAFIHLIETQEESLAPSRPNE; encoded by the coding sequence ATGACCACCGACGATCAGATCGCGCTGACCTGCCAAAACGTCACGAAGTCGTTTCGTGCCGGCAGTCGGATCGTGACGGCCGTCAAGAATCTGGATGTCGAGGTCCATGTCGGCAAGATTACCGGTTTGATCGGTCCCGACGGAGCGGGCAAGACGACATTGATGCGACTGGCGGCCGGGCTCCTGCGAGCAGACAGCGGAACGGTCAACGTGCTGGGCCTTGATGCGGCTCGCCAAACGCTGACGGTGCAAGCCAGCGTCGGTTACATGCCGCAGCGGTTCGGGCTCTATGAAGACCTGAGCGTGCAGGAGAACCTTGATTTGTATGCTGATTTGCAAGGCGTTCCGGTCAGTGCGAGGAAAACGCGGTACGACGAATTGATGCATATGACCGGACTGGCTCCTTTCACGAAGCGTTTGGCCGGCAAGTTGTCGGGCGGGATGAAACAGAAGCTCGGCCTGGCTTGCACGCTGGTCCATCCGCCGCGATTGCTGCTGCTCGATGAACCGACCGTGGGTGTCGATCCGGTCTCGCGCCGCGAGTTGTGGGCGATCGTCGCGCGCTTTGTCAAAGAGGAAGGAACGACGGTGCTGCTGAGCACGGCGTATCTTGACGAAGCGGAACGGTGTGACGAAGTCATCATGCTGGACGAAGGCCAGTTGATCGGTCAAGGCCCGCCCAGCCAGTTCAGCGATCCGCTGGCCGGCCATACGTTCAAAGTCCGCATTCCCAACCGCAAGAACCGCGATGTGCAGGAGATGTTGGCCGGTCAGCCGGGCGTGGTGGATGCGGTGATTCAAGGTGACGCGGTCCGTTTGGTGTTGGCCCGCGATGCAGAACCGTCCGTCGAGACACTGCTGCCCGACGAGAAGTCCGCCACGGTTGATGCCGTGCCGCCCCGCTTTGAAGACGGCTTTATCACCATGCTGCGCGAGCGCCACGGCGAAGGCATGAAGCCGCCGGAACGGACGGCGACGGATTCAAACGGCAAGCCGAGCGATGCCGATGGCACCGTCATCATCGTGCGCGACGTCAAGCGTCGGTTCGGCGACTTTTACGCGGTCAAAGGCATCTCGTTCGACGTCACGCGCGGCGAAGTGTTTGGGTTGCTGGGAGCCAACGGGGCGGGCAAGACGACTATGTTCCGCATGCTCTGCGGATTACTGCCGGCCAGCGACGGCAAGCTGCAGGTGGCCGGTATCGACGTCCGCAAGACGGCCGCCAAAGCGCGGGCTCGCATCGGTTATATGTCACAGAAGTTCTCCCTGTACGGAACGCTTAGCGTCGCCGATAACTTACAGTTCTTCAGCAGCGCCTATGGTCTTTCCGGTCGCCGACGTCGTGACCGCGTCGACTGGGCCACCGACGAGTTCGAACTCAAACCGGTGCTGGACGATAACAGCGGTGCCTTGCCGTTGGGTTACAAACAGCGGTTGGCCCTGGCCTGCTCGTTGATGCACGAACCGGAGATCATCTTCCTCGACGAACCCACTTCGGGAGTCGATCCGCTGGCCCGCCGCGAGTTTTGGCACCGCATCAACACACTGGCCTCGGCCGGAGTCACGGTACTGGTCACAACGCACTTCATGGAAGAAGCCGAATACTGCGACCACATGGCCATCATGATGGCCGGCGAAGTGCTCGCCTTCGGCACACCACAGGAAATCAAACAGAGCGCCAGCTCCGAGGAAAATCCCGAACCAACCATGGAAGACGCTTTTATTCACTTGATCGAAACGCAGGAAGAGTCCCTAGCACCATCGAGGCCAAACGAATGA
- a CDS encoding ABC transporter permease, whose protein sequence is MSSQRGGALMRMRGLVRKEFLQVLRDPSALAIAFVLPVVLLLLFGYGVSLDAEHVPIAIVVEQPTSDTTSFCGELEHSLYFEPKYIHGMPAAKELLMQRRVDAILHLRQDFSEKLRRPGGASVQLIVNGVDANTARIVNGYVEGVYAKWLEHRAIEFGQTFAAPVNVEHRIWFNANVRSRNYLVPGVVAVVMTLIGALLTALLMAREWERGTMEALMVTPVSMLEVLLGKILPYFILGMGGLALSVVMGVWLFEVPLRGSIWVLLVGSSLFLLTALGMGLFISTVTRVQFVAAQVAIITTFLPAFILSGFIFDIGSMPRPIQWITHIIPARYYVSILKTNFLAGDVWSVILPNCAALAVMATIFLGLTRRLSRKRLD, encoded by the coding sequence ATGAGCAGCCAACGCGGCGGAGCATTGATGCGAATGCGCGGGCTCGTCCGCAAAGAGTTCTTGCAGGTGCTGCGCGATCCCAGCGCGCTGGCGATCGCATTTGTGCTGCCGGTCGTGTTGCTGCTGTTGTTTGGGTACGGCGTATCGCTCGATGCCGAGCATGTGCCGATTGCAATCGTGGTCGAGCAGCCGACGTCGGACACAACCAGCTTCTGCGGCGAACTGGAACACTCGCTCTATTTCGAGCCGAAGTACATACACGGCATGCCGGCGGCCAAAGAATTGCTGATGCAGCGGCGAGTCGACGCAATCCTGCACTTACGGCAGGATTTCTCCGAGAAGCTCCGTCGGCCAGGCGGCGCGTCGGTCCAATTAATCGTTAACGGCGTCGACGCGAACACAGCGAGAATCGTGAATGGTTATGTCGAGGGAGTCTATGCGAAATGGCTGGAACATCGGGCCATCGAATTCGGCCAGACTTTCGCCGCACCGGTCAACGTCGAACACCGCATCTGGTTCAACGCCAACGTCCGCAGCCGCAACTATCTGGTGCCGGGTGTCGTAGCTGTCGTCATGACGCTCATCGGGGCGCTGTTGACTGCTCTGTTGATGGCCCGCGAATGGGAACGCGGGACCATGGAAGCATTGATGGTCACGCCGGTTTCGATGTTGGAAGTGCTACTGGGGAAAATTCTACCCTATTTCATCCTGGGGATGGGCGGGCTGGCGTTATCGGTCGTGATGGGCGTGTGGTTGTTTGAAGTGCCTCTGCGCGGCTCGATCTGGGTGCTGCTTGTTGGTTCGTCGCTGTTTCTGTTGACGGCGCTGGGCATGGGTCTGTTTATCTCGACGGTCACGCGCGTGCAGTTCGTCGCGGCTCAGGTCGCCATCATCACAACGTTTTTGCCAGCGTTCATCCTGTCCGGTTTCATCTTCGACATTGGCAGCATGCCCCGGCCAATCCAGTGGATCACGCACATCATCCCGGCTCGGTATTACGTGTCGATCTTGAAAACGAATTTCCTGGCCGGCGACGTCTGGTCGGTCATCCTGCCCAACTGCGCCGCCCTGGCCGTGATGGCAACGATCTTCCTGGGCCTCACGCGGCGACTTTCACGCAAGCGGCTGGATTAG
- a CDS encoding ABC transporter permease, translating into MSRLLALIHKEFLALLKDPKSRFVIIGPPIVQLLVFGYAATFDVTDVPLAVYNESPGEASRDLVARFDGSRNFHRVATITHLDEIAPLVDSRKALVVLHIGPTFTRDLHRDGRTDVQVILDGRDSNTALITLGYARRIVNDFNTEWASDRGLTAAPARLEVRSWFNPNQQSRWFIVPGIVGILTLVVTMLVTALSVAREREQGTFDQLLVTPYRPWEILVGKATPGFIIGVAEATIIIAAAVFWFRVPFVGSLLTLYVGVVLFVLAAIGVGLMISSLAVTQQQALLGAFLFLVPAIILSGFSTPIANMPPAVQTITYVNPLRYFLIVLRGTFLEGASFRLLVDQFWPMALIATVTLNSAAWLFRRRMY; encoded by the coding sequence GTGTCACGACTACTCGCATTGATCCACAAGGAATTTCTGGCCCTGTTGAAGGACCCGAAGAGCCGGTTCGTGATTATTGGCCCGCCAATTGTACAGTTGCTGGTGTTCGGTTATGCGGCGACGTTCGACGTGACGGATGTTCCGCTGGCAGTGTACAACGAGAGCCCCGGCGAGGCCTCGCGCGACCTGGTAGCACGGTTCGACGGCTCGCGCAACTTCCACCGAGTCGCTACGATTACTCACCTCGACGAAATTGCGCCGTTGGTTGACAGCCGCAAGGCGCTGGTCGTCCTGCACATCGGCCCGACGTTCACTCGCGATCTGCATCGCGACGGGCGAACTGACGTGCAAGTCATTTTGGACGGCCGCGATTCCAACACGGCGCTGATCACACTCGGTTACGCCCGTCGCATCGTCAATGACTTTAACACCGAGTGGGCGTCTGATCGCGGGCTTACGGCGGCGCCCGCGCGCTTGGAAGTCCGCTCGTGGTTCAACCCGAACCAACAGAGCCGCTGGTTCATCGTGCCGGGTATCGTCGGCATTTTGACGCTGGTGGTGACGATGCTGGTCACGGCGCTCTCGGTCGCTCGTGAACGCGAACAAGGCACCTTCGACCAGTTGCTGGTGACGCCGTATCGTCCCTGGGAGATTCTGGTCGGCAAGGCAACCCCCGGCTTCATCATCGGCGTTGCCGAAGCAACGATCATCATTGCAGCCGCCGTCTTCTGGTTTCGCGTCCCGTTCGTCGGGTCCCTGCTCACGCTCTATGTCGGAGTTGTGTTGTTTGTGCTCGCCGCCATTGGCGTGGGACTGATGATTTCGTCGTTAGCTGTGACCCAGCAGCAAGCGTTGCTCGGCGCCTTTCTCTTTCTAGTGCCAGCGATCATTCTCTCCGGATTCTCGACCCCCATCGCCAATATGCCTCCCGCGGTCCAGACGATTACATACGTTAATCCCCTGCGTTATTTTCTGATCGTCCTGCGCGGAACGTTTCTGGAAGGGGCGTCATTCCGATTGCTCGTCGACCAGTTCTGGCCGATGGCACTGATTGCCACCGTCACGCTCAATTCGGCGGCGTGGCTCTTCCGCCGGCGGATGTACTGA